A single region of the Salipaludibacillus sp. LMS25 genome encodes:
- a CDS encoding alpha-galactosidase — MSVEVMCNERRFVLETARTAYVLDIHKGGHLQHIYWGKKLALKCDYKEMLPFVIAHSSFEATRGVMGYEFIPWGEMVYSEPTFKASNTLGERGFEWLYEDYKLETINEQLTELSLFLKEKLGRYRIQVKYGVYEAYDMISRRLAVINESEDQLTLEAARSLQVAFKPGQVSRLTHLAGKWVGEFQVIQETLSEGRKTIDSRRGNTSHQANPWFAVDGDATEETGDVWFGHLAYSGNWDIHVEKDAFGLVQLCGGITDFDFSKVLKANESFETPEFFIGYSENGFSGMSHLAHRFQRDVLLPEGHRNHLRKVLYNSWEATYFDVSVDEQKRLAEKAAAIGCELFVIDDGWFGERHSDQAGLGDWYVNQDKFPNGLSELISHVKSLNMAFGIWVEPEMVNKDSQLYEQHPDWVYQFSNKNHTEARHQLVLNLGKKEVRAYIQRWLENLLTKHDIHFVKWDMNRAFSEPGTVEERQGVLKHTEMSHEQQKLWMEHVKGLYEIIDCIKRKHPHVVIETCSGGGGRVDLGILQRTDQFWTSDNTDAVDRLAIQYGTSFAYNAKAMMCWITDSPNWLNKREVPLTYRCHVAMLGALGVGGNLDQWDDIELAEAAKWITYYKEIRGTVQEGVQYRLASPIANSGHDYTAIQYVSEDKNHSVIFLFEDGLKYGEQLTLIKFKGLDPEANYKDQSGFKATGSFFMNAGIQWQLSNQYSSDIYELHKCVK, encoded by the coding sequence ATGAGTGTAGAGGTAATGTGTAATGAGCGGCGATTCGTCCTAGAAACAGCTAGAACAGCCTATGTCTTAGACATTCATAAAGGGGGGCATCTACAACATATCTATTGGGGAAAGAAATTGGCCCTTAAATGTGATTATAAAGAAATGCTCCCTTTTGTGATAGCGCATTCCTCATTTGAAGCAACGAGAGGCGTAATGGGATATGAATTTATTCCGTGGGGAGAAATGGTTTACTCCGAACCGACGTTTAAAGCGTCGAATACATTAGGTGAAAGAGGATTCGAGTGGCTATACGAAGACTACAAGCTTGAAACAATTAATGAGCAACTAACAGAGTTATCTCTCTTTTTAAAAGAAAAATTAGGCCGTTATCGTATTCAGGTCAAATACGGCGTGTATGAAGCATACGATATGATTAGTCGTCGTTTAGCGGTCATAAATGAGAGTGAAGATCAATTAACCCTTGAAGCCGCTCGCTCTTTACAGGTGGCATTTAAACCTGGTCAAGTTAGTCGGTTGACTCATTTAGCTGGGAAATGGGTTGGAGAATTTCAAGTGATCCAAGAAACGCTTAGTGAAGGAAGAAAGACAATTGATAGTAGGCGGGGGAATACATCCCATCAAGCTAACCCGTGGTTTGCAGTGGATGGGGATGCTACAGAAGAGACTGGTGATGTGTGGTTCGGGCACTTAGCTTATTCAGGAAACTGGGACATTCATGTGGAGAAAGATGCGTTCGGTTTAGTGCAGCTTTGTGGTGGTATAACGGACTTTGATTTTTCAAAAGTGTTAAAGGCTAATGAGTCTTTTGAAACACCTGAATTTTTTATTGGGTATAGTGAAAATGGGTTTTCAGGTATGAGTCATCTGGCGCACCGCTTTCAACGAGACGTCCTATTACCAGAAGGTCACCGAAACCATTTGAGAAAAGTTCTCTACAATTCTTGGGAAGCGACTTATTTTGATGTGTCGGTGGACGAGCAAAAACGACTTGCAGAAAAAGCAGCAGCTATAGGATGTGAGTTATTTGTCATTGATGATGGCTGGTTTGGTGAAAGGCATTCTGATCAAGCTGGTCTAGGTGATTGGTATGTCAATCAAGATAAATTCCCAAACGGATTATCAGAGTTAATATCACACGTTAAGTCTTTAAATATGGCGTTTGGTATATGGGTGGAGCCTGAAATGGTGAATAAAGATAGCCAGTTATATGAGCAGCATCCTGATTGGGTCTATCAATTTTCAAACAAAAATCATACAGAGGCTCGTCATCAACTTGTCCTTAACCTTGGGAAAAAGGAAGTAAGGGCCTATATTCAACGTTGGCTTGAAAATCTACTGACTAAACATGATATACATTTTGTTAAATGGGATATGAATCGAGCTTTTTCGGAACCGGGAACAGTAGAAGAGCGTCAAGGTGTCTTGAAACATACGGAAATGTCTCATGAACAGCAGAAGCTCTGGATGGAACATGTAAAAGGGTTATATGAGATTATTGATTGTATCAAAAGGAAACACCCCCATGTGGTAATTGAAACATGTTCAGGAGGCGGTGGGAGAGTAGACCTTGGGATTCTTCAGAGAACCGATCAGTTTTGGACGAGTGATAATACAGACGCTGTTGATCGGCTTGCCATTCAATACGGAACGTCATTTGCTTATAATGCGAAGGCCATGATGTGCTGGATAACAGATTCGCCCAATTGGTTGAATAAGCGGGAGGTTCCTTTAACTTACAGGTGTCATGTAGCGATGTTAGGGGCGTTAGGCGTTGGAGGTAATCTGGATCAATGGGATGACATAGAATTGGCTGAGGCTGCGAAATGGATTACCTATTATAAAGAAATAAGAGGGACGGTACAAGAAGGTGTCCAATATCGGTTAGCTTCTCCAATAGCAAACTCTGGACATGATTATACAGCGATACAATATGTCTCTGAAGACAAAAATCATAGCGTCATCTTTCTATTTGAAGATGGCCTTAAATATGGAGAGCAGTTAACGTTAATAAAGTTTAAAGGTCTTGACCCGGAAGCCAATTACAAAGACCAATCAGGCTTTAAAGCAACTGGCTCATTTTTTATGAATGCTGGTATTCAATGGCAGCTTTCAAATCAATATAGCAGTGACATTTATGAGTTGCATAAATGTGTGAAATGA
- a CDS encoding beta-galactosidase: protein MYIGVDYYPEQWPKERWKTDLELMQQLGINVIRVGEFAWGLIEPEEGSFDFSLFDEALDLMYEYGFDVVLGTPTATPPAWLIDKYPDVLPVDKYGRKIGFGARRHYTVNSEVYQCLSKKIVQKMGEHYGHHPAVIGWQTDNEYGHEQSDRSYGEYDKQAFHTWLQKKYGTLDELNERWGTIFWSQTYTKWCQIPVPTVVYQEHNPSLLLDFDRFCADAYTRYNKLQVDTLRESISDREFITHNFVYTGLAIDQLDMAKDLDFISFDNYPVWGGLAEPITPAAIARQHDLCRGTKDGKSYWVMEELSGAQGWSQIGYLPRPGHLKLWTYQAISRGAEAIVYFRWRAARYGTEQFCHGILDHDGKPGRKYAEVKDVIHSLAPFADNWITSKVHADIAFYHDPENDWAWQIQPQSDQFNYINECLRFYAPAHDLNVQTDMIRGHEDFSSYKVIIVPIYFLTKKHVNDRLKEYVKRGGTVIFTYRTGVKNEDNVVTDLTLPGDLADLAGITIRDYESLRDQKSSTIKGTVAPLLNHTSPVHVWCDYIEAESADVLAVYEDEWFSDKAAITKNNYGEGHVYYIGCGVEHDFLKHLYTDIFNNTGISVHETPSNIEVIRRETASHIYLTVLNHDVEQGYDVELPDLGQPWRDAETGRKYDMNVFVPRLGSLVCVTDK from the coding sequence ATGTATATCGGTGTAGATTATTATCCAGAGCAATGGCCGAAAGAGAGATGGAAAACGGACCTTGAATTAATGCAACAGCTCGGAATAAATGTGATTAGGGTTGGCGAATTCGCTTGGGGACTTATAGAGCCAGAAGAAGGCAGCTTTGACTTTTCATTATTCGATGAAGCTTTAGACTTGATGTATGAATACGGATTTGATGTCGTGCTTGGCACGCCAACTGCTACACCGCCTGCATGGTTAATTGATAAGTATCCGGACGTCCTACCAGTCGATAAATATGGACGCAAAATAGGGTTTGGTGCAAGAAGACATTACACGGTTAACAGTGAAGTCTATCAATGTCTATCCAAAAAGATAGTACAAAAAATGGGCGAGCATTATGGGCATCATCCAGCTGTCATTGGTTGGCAAACTGATAATGAATATGGTCATGAGCAATCAGATCGTAGCTACGGAGAATATGACAAGCAAGCCTTCCATACTTGGCTTCAAAAGAAGTATGGAACCTTAGATGAATTAAATGAGCGGTGGGGGACGATTTTTTGGAGTCAGACATATACAAAATGGTGTCAAATCCCAGTCCCAACTGTCGTCTATCAAGAACATAATCCTAGCCTGTTACTAGATTTCGATCGCTTTTGTGCGGATGCATACACACGTTACAATAAGTTGCAAGTTGACACGTTAAGAGAGTCTATTTCAGACAGGGAATTCATTACCCATAATTTTGTGTATACAGGGTTAGCCATTGATCAGTTGGACATGGCGAAAGACCTTGATTTTATATCGTTTGATAATTACCCCGTTTGGGGGGGATTAGCAGAGCCAATTACGCCAGCTGCCATTGCTCGACAACACGACCTTTGTCGAGGGACCAAAGATGGAAAAAGTTATTGGGTCATGGAGGAATTATCCGGAGCACAAGGGTGGAGTCAGATTGGTTATTTACCTAGACCAGGTCACTTAAAACTTTGGACATACCAAGCGATCTCTCGAGGCGCTGAGGCCATCGTCTATTTTCGCTGGCGTGCGGCACGCTATGGTACTGAACAATTTTGTCATGGTATTTTAGACCATGACGGAAAACCCGGAAGGAAATATGCTGAAGTGAAAGACGTGATTCACTCTTTAGCCCCTTTCGCCGATAATTGGATAACCTCAAAGGTTCACGCAGACATTGCATTTTATCATGACCCAGAAAATGATTGGGCTTGGCAGATTCAGCCTCAATCTGATCAATTTAATTATATAAATGAATGCCTTAGATTTTACGCACCTGCTCATGATCTGAATGTCCAGACAGATATGATTCGCGGTCATGAAGATTTTTCATCCTATAAAGTGATAATCGTTCCTATATACTTTTTGACAAAAAAGCATGTTAATGACCGGTTAAAAGAGTATGTGAAACGTGGTGGCACTGTCATTTTCACTTATCGGACAGGAGTAAAGAACGAAGATAATGTGGTCACTGATCTCACATTACCAGGAGACCTGGCAGATTTGGCAGGAATTACGATTCGTGACTATGAGTCACTACGAGATCAGAAAAGCTCAACAATTAAAGGGACAGTGGCTCCTCTATTAAATCATACATCTCCTGTTCACGTATGGTGTGATTATATTGAAGCGGAGTCAGCTGACGTACTTGCCGTATATGAAGATGAGTGGTTTAGCGATAAAGCAGCGATAACGAAAAATAACTATGGGGAAGGACACGTGTACTATATTGGGTGTGGCGTAGAGCACGATTTCTTAAAGCATTTATATACTGATATTTTCAACAATACAGGAATATCTGTTCATGAAACGCCTTCTAATATCGAAGTGATAAGACGTGAGACGGCCTCACACATTTATTTAACGGTACTTAATCATGATGTAGAGCAAGGCTATGATGTTGAACTTCCTGACCTAGGGCAGCCATGGAGAGACGCTGAAACTGGGAGAAAATATGATATGAATGTGTTTGTTCCACGCTTGGGTAGCTTAGTATGTGTGACAGATAAATAA
- a CDS encoding LacI family DNA-binding transcriptional regulator, which translates to MATIKDIADRAGVSASTVSRVLNYDQSLSVAVETKKKIFEAAEELSYHKVRGRKSVERQIAFLHWVNEREELDDIYYMAIRFGIEKRAEASHVKLLKYDELDFENIEEDIEGIIAVGRFNQDQVAQLKKVSKKIVFVDSNPDEGVSDAVLVDFEWVTKLVIDYFLKKGVNDIGFIGGYETYKDTIAPIQDAREKYYRAYMAEKGKLNEAFIFVSKFSVESGYQLMKEAIEKLGDNLPEAFYVANDPLAIGCLRALHEAGISVPDRVSLIGVNDITVSKYVYPSLSSVKIYTELMGETAVDLILEKIEEKRKVAKKVYISNKLKIRQT; encoded by the coding sequence ATGGCTACAATTAAGGATATTGCAGATAGGGCTGGTGTTTCAGCATCCACCGTATCAAGGGTTTTAAATTATGATCAATCGTTATCTGTGGCAGTTGAAACGAAAAAAAAGATATTTGAAGCGGCTGAGGAGCTTTCTTATCACAAAGTGAGAGGAAGAAAATCTGTTGAAAGACAGATTGCTTTTTTACACTGGGTTAATGAGCGAGAAGAATTAGATGACATTTATTATATGGCTATTCGATTTGGTATAGAGAAGCGTGCGGAAGCGTCCCATGTCAAGCTATTAAAATATGACGAGCTTGACTTTGAAAATATTGAGGAAGATATAGAGGGCATTATTGCTGTCGGTCGCTTTAATCAAGACCAAGTGGCTCAACTGAAAAAAGTGTCTAAAAAAATTGTGTTTGTGGATTCTAACCCTGATGAAGGTGTCTCAGATGCAGTCCTCGTCGATTTTGAATGGGTGACAAAGTTGGTCATTGATTATTTTCTGAAAAAAGGAGTTAACGACATCGGATTTATCGGGGGATATGAAACGTATAAAGATACGATTGCGCCGATTCAAGACGCTCGTGAAAAGTATTATCGTGCTTATATGGCAGAAAAAGGAAAATTAAACGAAGCCTTTATTTTTGTCTCCAAATTCTCAGTTGAATCAGGTTATCAATTAATGAAAGAAGCAATAGAAAAATTAGGAGACAACTTACCAGAAGCGTTTTATGTGGCTAATGACCCTTTAGCTATTGGGTGCTTGCGTGCTTTACACGAGGCAGGAATCTCAGTGCCTGATAGGGTGAGCTTGATTGGCGTCAATGATATTACCGTTTCCAAGTACGTCTATCCTTCTTTAAGCTCCGTTAAAATTTATACAGAGCTTATGGGTGAAACAGCCGTGGACTTAATTTTAGAAAAAATAGAAGAAAAACGAAAAGTAGCAAAGAAAGTGTATATATCAAACAAGTTGAAAATTAGGCAAACGTAA
- a CDS encoding beta-galactosidase: MLLNRKDDTMLTTDKDQFLLNGKPFRILSGSIHYFRVVPGHWRDRLEKLKACGLNTVETYIPWNFHEPHKHDFRFDGMRDIEAFIKEADALGLYVILRPSPYICAEWEMGGLPAWLLKDRDMMLRCADPIYLQHIKEYYDVLLPKLATYHYSKGGPVIAFQIENEYGAYGNDKAYLNAIKRMYEAHGIQELLFTSDGPDMIKAGSLDNVLTTLNFGSKAKEAYKQLEDYKPGSPKLCAEFWIGWFDSWGNPHHTREANNTSDVFNDMLEAGGSVNFYMFHGGTNFHFYNGANHYETYEPTITSYDYDALLTESGDITDKYKNVHDVLQHYHSQLEPLPTFKTERLAPQTIKMTRSVSIFDTLPSVSRRLQSKAPLSMEQADQAYGYMLYRTQVPGKGAYTIDLEPIRDRAYLYINGECKKTFYRNDKIKETTLDFPNEFNTLEIFVENMGRVNYGKYLKDRKGLIHNIWINNQYIFDWEMYAIELEDFSLDFSNQTEVRFPKFYTGEVAINDPKDTFVNLDGWKKGNVFVNGFNLGRYWDIGPQKTLYLPGPLLVKGINTLCVLELEGTEADHISITDQPNLG, encoded by the coding sequence TTGAAACGTATATTCCTTGGAACTTTCACGAGCCTCACAAACATGATTTTCGCTTTGATGGGATGAGGGATATAGAAGCATTTATTAAGGAAGCTGATGCATTAGGATTGTATGTCATTTTACGTCCTTCTCCTTACATTTGCGCTGAATGGGAAATGGGGGGACTACCGGCTTGGTTGCTAAAAGATAGGGATATGATGTTAAGGTGTGCTGACCCCATCTATTTGCAACATATAAAAGAGTATTACGATGTTCTTTTACCTAAGCTAGCAACTTATCACTATTCTAAAGGTGGTCCTGTTATAGCTTTTCAAATAGAAAATGAGTATGGTGCTTACGGGAATGATAAAGCGTATTTGAACGCGATTAAAAGGATGTATGAAGCGCATGGAATTCAAGAGCTATTATTTACATCCGATGGCCCTGATATGATAAAAGCTGGCTCACTGGATAATGTGTTAACCACGTTGAATTTTGGTTCCAAGGCAAAAGAGGCCTACAAGCAGCTAGAGGATTATAAACCAGGCAGTCCTAAGTTGTGTGCAGAATTTTGGATAGGTTGGTTTGACAGCTGGGGCAATCCTCATCATACACGAGAAGCTAATAATACTAGTGATGTCTTCAATGACATGCTTGAAGCAGGTGGCTCAGTCAACTTTTACATGTTTCATGGCGGGACGAATTTCCATTTTTATAATGGCGCAAATCATTATGAAACATATGAACCTACAATTACGAGCTATGATTACGATGCCTTATTGACAGAATCGGGTGACATAACAGATAAATACAAAAACGTGCATGACGTTCTTCAGCACTATCATTCACAACTTGAACCGCTGCCAACGTTTAAGACAGAGAGGTTAGCGCCGCAAACGATTAAAATGACACGCTCCGTGAGTATTTTTGATACATTGCCGTCAGTGTCACGTCGATTACAGAGTAAAGCCCCACTCTCAATGGAACAGGCTGATCAAGCTTATGGCTATATGCTTTATCGAACACAAGTGCCAGGTAAGGGGGCTTACACCATAGATTTAGAGCCTATTAGAGATCGTGCTTACCTTTATATTAATGGGGAATGTAAGAAAACGTTTTATAGGAATGATAAGATAAAGGAAACCACGCTTGATTTCCCTAATGAATTCAATACGTTAGAGATTTTTGTGGAGAATATGGGCAGGGTGAATTATGGTAAGTATTTGAAGGATCGAAAAGGGTTGATTCACAACATATGGATTAATAACCAGTATATATTTGACTGGGAGATGTACGCCATTGAATTAGAGGACTTTTCCTTAGATTTTTCAAACCAAACAGAGGTGCGTTTCCCGAAATTTTACACAGGAGAAGTCGCCATAAATGATCCAAAAGATACCTTTGTAAACCTAGACGGCTGGAAAAAAGGAAATGTCTTTGTCAATGGCTTTAATTTAGGGAGGTATTGGGATATTGGTCCTCAGAAAACGCTCTACTTGCCTGGTCCTTTACTTGTTAAAGGAATAAATACACTATGTGTGCTTGAGCTGGAAGGGACCGAAGCTGACCATATTTCAATTACAGACCAGCCGAATTTAGGGTAA